AAGTGGGTAAACTGGATGTGGTGTACATCAGCAAGGGCGAGAGCGACGGGGTTGAGCCCGGCGATGTGTTTGCCATTCATCGCGACGGTGAAACCGTGGTCATTAATAAAGAGGGTACACCTGTCCCAAGTATAGATCGCAGTGCCTACGGTGATCTGATGGCCACCTTTGGCAGCGACAGCGCCATCAAGTTGCCCGATGTGTATCATGGCAATCTCATGGTGTTCAAAGTATTCGATAAAGTGAGCATGGGTCTTATCATGATCAATAACCGTCCGGTGCGTGCCGATGACAAGCTATCAGTGCCTGCAGAAACCGGGATAACGGGGGAATAAATCACAGCCAGTCTGGTCGACTGGTTAATTGTCGGTGCTGTTTCCGGGTTGGGACCGACCCGGATCCGCCAATTGCTCCAACACATGGATGTGGACGAGTTAAGACAAAGGCTGGAAACGGAGAAAGACTCCCTGCCTTTGTCCCCCTCTCTGCGGTCCGGCTTGGTTGTGGATTACCGCTTGGTGGATGCGGCGTTGCAATGGCAAGACGCATCCACTGCCCACCACCTTATCTGTTTTGATGACCCTCGTTATCCTCCATTACTCAAAACCATCACAGACCCACCCATCTTTCTTTTTGTGAGAGGTCAGGCTGAGGCTTTGTTGCGACCTTCTGTTGCCATGGTGGGCAGCCGGGCTGCGAGTTACAGCGGGCTGCAAACGGCCAGAATGCTGGCGTCCGGACTCGCAGGTTATGGCTTTGCCGTTGTCAGCGGCTTGGCGGCGGGGATTGATGGCGCCAGTCATCAGGGAGCATTGGCCGCCAGCGGCGTGACCCATGCGGTGCTTGGCACGGGGATTGATGAAATCTACCCCAAAAAGCATGCCCATCTGGCCAATGACATTTTACTGAGAGGTTGCATCGTCAGTGAGTTCTGGCCGGGCACGCCCGTGTTTGCCGGTAACTTTCCGAAGCGAAACCGTATTGTCACGGGAATGGCCCTGGGTACTCTGGTGGTTGAGGCAGCCAGAAAGAGCGGCTCGTTAATTTCCGCCAGACTGGCGATGGAGCAAGGCAGGGAGGTTTTCGCCGTGCCCGGCTGCGTATTGGATGAACGACATCAGGGATGTCATGATTTGTTGCGACAGGGGGTAAAACTTGTTTGCGACGCTGCCGATATAGTGGAGGAACTAGGCAGTATGTTGAGTTGTCAGCTTGATATGTTGCCCCAAAGCCCCCATATGCAAGCTGAAAGTGGTCAGGAGTTGCCTTACCCGGAGCTCTTGGCTAGTGTAGAGTATGAGACCACACCCATAGACAGGTTGGTGGAACATAGTGGTAAACCGATAGATCTTGTGCTGGAACAAATACTTGAGTTGGAGTTACAAGGTTGGGTTGCTGCAGTACCCGGTGGTTACGTCAGAGTGAAGAGGAATTAGCCATGTTTGACATCCTCATGTACCTATTCGAGAACTATGTTCAGAATGACCTGGAAGTTGACATGCTGGTGGACGAAGACCAGCTGAAAAAAGAACTGGCTTTGGCCGGGTTTCGCCAAACAGAAATTATTAAAGCGTTGAATTGGCTGGAGCATCTGGCTGATCTTCGCGACAGTGAACAACCTTATCTGTGCCACCACGAGCAGCACTCATTTCGGGTGTATACACCAGAAGAAATGGAGCGCCTGGACGTGGAGTGCCGTGGCTTTCTTATGTTCCTTGAACAGATAAAGGTTCTCAATGTCGAGGCCAGGGAGATGGTGATCGACAGAGTGATGGATTTGGACGAGTCCAGCCTCACATTGGACGATCTGAAATGGGTGATCATGATGGTGCTCTTTAATGCACCAGGCCAGGAAATGGCATACAACCAGATGGAAAATATGATGTTTGACGAGCAACCGGGGCGGTTGCATTCCTGAACCGTCAACCATCGCAATAAAAAAGGACACCAAGAGGTCTCCTTTTTTATTGAGAATATGTCCAGCACCGCAGTAAGTGGTTCAGGTGGCCCGGCTTGATGAGAAATGGAAATATACGCCCGCTTTGCCCTCAGGCTGCGTCAGGTGCATTGGCATTAAGTAGTCACGATAAGCATAGCGGTTGAGTGTGTGAGGCAGCGTTTGCGTGTTCTCCTCCTTTGCATCGGCATGTGAAATTTGCTGATCCAGCCAAGTCTCAAAACGGCTTTGCTCTTCGCTGGCAATTTGGCTCAGCAGGGCATCATACCCTTCAAAATAATCGGTCTTTAATAAGCGCGACAAATTCACCAGTGCAGCTGGGCGCTACTAACGCCAAAATCACGGCAAGGCGTTAGGCTTGTTTTGCATCCATGGCATCCATATCACCAAAGTAGCTGTAAGCGCGAAGATAGATCAGCAGCTTTTCATGGCCAGCTTCGGGCCTTTCGAGCAGCGCCAGTGCCAGATTGAAGTTGGCCTAGCTGTAAAGTTCGGGGTCTGCTGCCAGCTTCTGTTCAATGTTGGCAAGACCGGGGGTGAGTGTGTCGATCACTATGGTGGATTGCGGGGATTGGACGCAGCCGGTGATAGTCAACATCAAGGGATTTAATGTTCACATTCAGTCTCTATTGTTATTTTGGATATGATATAACATCGCGGTTGTGAGTTTTCACCCCTCGCCATCCTGCCTTAGCTGATGCAAACCTTAGCTTGATCCTAACCATGACTTAGCCTTCACCCGGACTTATTTTAGCTGTGGCTTGGTGATAACAGAGGCTTGTCGCCAAGAGGCTGGGTTATTCAGACTCGTTGGCTTTCAGCCAGGCTTACCAATTGCTAAAATAGCGGCAGTTTGCAGTAGAGGTCGCCATGTCCAAGATAGATCACAGCCTGTTCAGTGCCCACGAGCACGCCCTGGAGCGAGAGTTTGAGCTCTGCCCCGAGTGTGGCAGCGAGCTGTCGGTGCGTCACAGCAAACATGGCAGTTTTGTTGGCTGCAACAACTACCCCAATTGCCAATACACCCGTCCGTTGGTACAGCATGAATCCATTGAAACTCAGGTGATTGAAGGTTCCGTTTGTCCTGAATGTGGTCACGAACTTGCGGTTAAATCCGGCCGGTTCGGTATTTTTATCGGTTGTACTCAATACCCAGAGTGTCATCACATCGAGAAGCCTGATCAGGCGGCGCCGGAAGAAGCGGTTGCCTGCCCGGTGTGCCAAACCGGTGTGATGGATCACAGAACCAATCGCTATGGTAAAGGTTTTTACGCGTGTTCCTGTTATCCCAAATGCAAGTTTTTGGTGAACTATCCGCCGGTGGCTGAGGCCTGCCCTGATTGTGGATTTGGTCTCTTGGTGCAGCGTAAAGGTGCTGGCGGTACGCGGCTCGAATGCCCTAATAAACCGTGCAAATACAAACGGCCTCTTTGAGCCAGGCCGCATTTCTTTAAGCTTGCCAGCCGTGTCGTTATACTGAACATCCTGCCGGGTAGTCAGGGCCATTGGCGCGAATTTTCATGTCTTCGAGATGACTTTAATGTTGCAGGTAACTCCCTCTCAAATCAGTGGCATCATCGAAAGTGGCGGCGTTGTGGCCTATCCCACAGAGGCCGTATATGGTTTGGGATGCGATCCGGACAACGATACCGCTATACAAAAGCTCTTGGCAGTAAAGCAGCGCCCTTGGGAAAAAGGTTTAATTCTGATTGCCAGCAGCTTTGACCAGCTGAAACCCTATATTGACTTAAGTCGGGTGACCGAGGCCCAGTTACAGGCTGCATTTGATAAATGGCCAGGCCCTTTTACCTTTGTCATTCCCGCGAAAGCCGATGTATCGCCTATGCTCAGGGGCTGCTTTGATACCATTGCCGTTAGGGTGTCGGCCCATCAGGACGTACGTGCCATGTGTTATGCCTGCCAAAAACCGCTGGTATCCACCAGTGCCAACTTGGCAGGGGAACAGCCAGCCCTGACATTGGCTGAAGTTCAAACTCAGCTGGGTGATAAAATCGACGCCGTGGTGTTGGGAGCGCTGGGGCAATCTTGTCAGCCATCCACCATTATCGATATTCAAACCGGACATATTTTCAGACAAGGATAAGAAGGAAAACAGCATGGGACTTCCCAACGCCGAAGAGGTAAAAGCGTTTTTAATGCAGCTGCAGGCTAACATCTGCGCTGGCCTGGAAAGGCTGGATGGTCAGGCGAGCTTTGCCACCGACAGCTGGCAGCGTGCCGAAGGCGGCGGTGGTATCAGTCGTGTGCTGACCGATGGCGCTGTATTTGAACAGGCCGGGGTGAACTTCTCCCATGTGATGGGCGCCTCCATGCCCGCATCTGCCACGGCACACAGACCCGAACTGGCGGGCCGCAGCTTTGAGGCGATGGGGGTTTCTTTGGTAATCCACCCCAAAAACCCTTATATCCCAACCACCCACGCCAACGTCCGCTTCTTTATTGCCCGTAAAGAAGGTGCCGACCCTGTGTGGTGGTTCGGCGGTGGCTTCGATTTAACCCCTTACTATCCGTTCGAGTCAGACGTTAAAGAGTGGCACCAGAGTGCCAAGGATCTCTGTGCGCCTTTCGGTAATGAGGTTTACCCCAAGTACAAAGAATGGTGCGACAAATACTTCTTCCTGCCGCATCGCGGTGAAACCCGAGGTGTGGGTGGTCTGTTCTTCGATGATCTCAATCATTGGGAATTTGATAAGTGCTTTGACTATATGCAAGCGGTGGGGAATGGCTTCCTCACGGCCTATGCACCTATCGTTGAGCGTCGTAAAGACACGGCGTATGGCGAGCGTGAGCGTGATTTCCAGCTTTATCGCCGCGGCCGCTATGTGGAATTTAACCTGGTGTATGACCGTGGCACCTTGTTCGGCCTGCAAACCGGTGGTCGCACTGAATCAATTCTGATGTCGATGCCACCGCTGGTGCGTTGGCAGTATGCCTATAGTCCTGAAGCCGGGACGCCTGAGGCTGAGCTGTACGAGCGTTTCCTCAAGCCCCAGGACTGGCTGGCTGATTAATGATCAAGGGCCATTTAATAATGGCCTATTGATTACGCATGTGGTCTGCCAGGGTGGCAATAGCCTGGTAGATCACCTCGCGGTGCTGTTCATTTGCTACTTCCTGTTCCAGCGCATACTGCATACACGTCAGCCACTGATCCCGCATTTGTTCATCAATGGCGAAGGGCAGGTGTCTGGCACGCAGTGCCGGATGGCCATACTTTTGCTGAAACAGCTGAGGTCCGCCGAGCCAGCCGCTCAAAAATTCATAAAGCTTTTGTTCTGATTGCTCGATTGGCCCCGGGTGCATCGCCAGCAGCTTTTGGGTGTCTTCGCCTTGCTGCATACGGGCGTAAAACTGCTTTGCGATGGCACGTATGGTTTCGTCACCGCCTATCATTTCATAAGCGTTAGACTGACTCGGATCTCGGTCATCCTGAGGCTGTTGGCGAAATATCTTCTTTATCCAGTTCATCTTGTTACTCAGTGAATGCGGTATTTATCTGTCGATAATTGCCTGGCAGTATACATCAGCGCTGCTTTTTATTGTGCGCCTGAAAATTCCTGCGCATGGCGCCATTGCCGTAACCAAAAGGGCGAGGGTAGACTGAAGCCAACCCTCTTAGATGATTTGTTTATCCATGACAGACAGATTCGCCGTATTTGGTAATCCCATAAGCCACAGTAAGTCGCCACAAATTCATGCCATGTTTGCCAAAGAAACAGGGCAGACCCTCACTTATGAGGCAATTCTGGCGCCACTGGATGGCTTTGCCGAAGCCGTGACTGCGTTTATGGCAGCAGGCGGATGTGGGGCGAATGTGACCGTGCCTTTTAAAGAGCAGGCCTTTACTCTGTGCGATGAGCTCAGTGATGACGCCCGCATTGCAGGTGCGGTCAATACCTTGATAAAGCTGCCGGATGGACGCCTTCGGGGTGACAACACCGACGGCATGGGGCTGGTGGCGGATTTAATCCGGCATGGTGTTGAGTTAAATAATAAGCGAGTGCTTTTGGTGGGTGCCGGTGGTGCTGCCCGCGGTGCGTTATTGCCGCTCGTTCGTGCGGGTGCCAAGCTGACCATCAGCAACCGCACCTTGAGCAAAGCTGAGGCCCTGGCAGCATTGTGTCCTAAGGTTAATGTCGAGGTTATTTCAGGCAGTCATATCCGTAGCCCCTTTGATGTGATTATTAATTCAACATCTGCGAGCCTCAGCGGTGACCTGCCAGTAATAGCTGCTAACGCCATCGACAATCAGACCGTGTGCTATGACATGATGTATGGTGCCAAACCGACAGTCTTTAATGAGTGGGCCCGGTCTTTAGGTGCCAAAATCTGTATCGATGGCTTGGGTATGTTGGTTGGCCAGGCTGCAGAAAGCTTTTATTTGTGGCGCAGGGTAAGACCCAATGCAGCGCCCGTGCTGCAAACCCTGCGGCAGAGTCTTATTTCAGGAGTGTGACTATGAACCAAAGCGTTATCTTTGCCGATGCGATTTCCATCGATGGCAAGAAGCAGCAGCTGATGCTGGTGGCCCATCAGCAGGGGATGCGTATCGAATGCATACTGCCGTTTGAACGTCTCGCCGCATTAAGCGGTGAAGAGGTGACCGTGACCAACGCTGCTGCTTTACTCGAAAGTGTGCGTTTTGAGGTGGAAGAGATGGCCGAGTCACTCATCGAAGAAGATGCCTTCGATGAGTGGGGGCGGATAGAGCTTTAAGCGGAAGCCTGCTCCTGCAGATACTCCTCTTTCAGCAACACATAGTTTTGGGCTGACTGAGGCAGAAATTTAAGTTCAGCTTCGGTCAGCGGCCTGGCTTGTTTGGCCGGGCTGCCTACGTAAAGATAACCACTCTCCAATACCTTACCGGGTGGCACCAAAGAGCCTGCACCCAAAATCACATCGTCACAGACGTGGGCGCCATCTAATACAATCGCACCCATACCTATCAATACCCGATTGCCCACGGTGCAGCCATGCAGCATAGCCTTGTGGCCCACGGTCACATCATCACCAATAATCAGTGGGTGCCCCTCTGGCTTGGCGGGAGTCTTACGGGTGACGTGTAAAATGGTGCCGTCCTGAATGCTGCTTCTTTTACCAATACGGATATGATTCACGTCGCCACGGGCAGCAACCATGGGCCAAACGCTGGCATCATCACCCAGTTCAATGTCACCAACCAGCACGCAGGCTTCATCTATATACACATTCGCACCCAGTTTAGGTGCCATTCCTTTATAGGATCTCAGAGCCTTTGACATAAAAATCTCACTAAATGGCAGTTTTTTCGCATTATAAGGCCGGAAAATCGGCAGGTCAGGTCGTTTTTCCCGCAAACGAGGTGAAAAAACAAAAAAACTTAAAAACACCCCTTGCGCAAAAGTTTGGGCTCCCTATAATGCGCATCCACTGACACGGTACGGGGCGCTAAGCGCGGCGGGTTGTGAAGGTGGTTGAAATGAGCGAAAGCCAACTTCAACAGCGCTTCAAGAAAGTTTGCAAAAACTGCTTGACGCAACATCAGGAAAGCGTAGAATACGCAGCCCTGACCCGGTGAGCCCAGCGCGACCGGATGTTCTTTAAAAATCAGATAAGACAAGCAAATCTGTGTGGATACTCGCAGGTTGATGAAGTCGACAAAACGATTTTATCAATGAAAGAGTTTTCATGCAGAAGCATGACAGCAGAAATTCATTGAGACCAAAACTTTAATTGAAGAGTTTGATCATGGCTCAGATTGAACGCTGGCGGCAGGCCTAACACATGCAAGTCGAGCGGCAGCGGGAAGATAGCTTGCTATCTTTGCCGGCGAGCGGCGGACGGGTGAGTAATACCTGGGGATCTGCCCAATCGAGGGGGATAACAGTTGGAAACGACTGCTAATACCGCATACGCCCTACGGGGGAAAGGAGGGGCTCTTCGGACCTTCCGCGATTGGATGAACCCAGGCGGGATTAGCTAGTAGGTGAGGTAATGGCTCACCTAGGCGACGATCCCTAGCTGTTCTGAGAGGATGGACAGCCACACTGGGACTGAGACACGGCCCAGACTCCTACGGGAGGCAGCAGTGGGGAATATTGGACAATGGGGGAAACCCTGATCCAGCCATGCCGCGTGTGTGAAGAAGGCCTTCGGGTTGTAAAGCACTTTCAGTGGGGAGGAAAGGTTGATGGTTAATACCCATCAGCTGTGACGTTACCCACAGAAGAAGCACCGGCTAACTCCGTGCCAGCAGCCGCGGTAATACGGAGGGTGCAAGCGTTAATCGGAATTACTGGGCGTAAAGCGTGCGCAGGCGGTCTGTTAAGCGAGATGTGAAAGCCCCGGGCTCAACCTGGGAACTGCATTTCGAACTGGCAGACTAGAGTCTTGTAGAGGGGGGTAGAATTCCAGGTGTAGCGGTGAAATGCGTAGAGATCTGGAGGAATACCGGTGGCGAAGGCGGCCCCCTGGACAAAGACTGACGCTCAGGCACGAAAGCGTGGGGAGCAAACAGGATTAGATACCCTGGTAGTCCACGCCGTAAACGATGTCTACTCGGAGTTTGGTGTCTTGAACACTGGGCTCTCAAGCTAACGCATTAAGTAGACCGCCTGGGGAGTACGGCCGCAAGGTTAAAACTCAAATGAATTGACGGGGGCCCGCACAAGCGGTGGAGCATGTGGTTTAATTCGATGCAACGCGAAGAACCTTACCTACTCTTGACATCCAGAGAATTCGCTAGAGATAGCTTAGTGCCTTCGGGAACTCTGAGACAGGTGCTGCATGGCTGTCGTCAGCTCGTGTTGTGAAATGTTGGGTTAAGTCCCGCAACGAGCGCAACCCTTATCCTTATTTGCCAGCGGGTAGTGCCGGGAACTTTAGGGAGACTGCCGGTGATAAACCGGAGGAAGGTGGGGACGACGTCAAGTCATCATGGCCCTTACGAGTAGGGCTACACACGTGCTACAATGGCGAGTACAGAGGGTTGCGAAGCCGCGAGGTGGAGCTAATCTCATAAAGCTCGTCGTAGTCCGGATTGGAGTCTGCAACTCGACTCCATGAAGTCGGAATCGCTAGTAATCGTGGATCAGAATGCCACGGTGAATACGTTCCCGGGCCTTGTACACACCGCCCGTCACACCATGGGAGTGGGCTGCACCAGAAGTAGATAGCTTAACCTTCGGGAGGGCGTTTACCACGGTGTGGTTCATGACTGGGGTGAAGTCGTAACAAGGTAGCCCTAGGGGAACCTGGGGCTGGATCACCTCCTTACCTAAGCGACACATTATCCTGCTGAGTGTTCACACAGATAGGTTTGTCTTAGAACCTGATATTGCCGCAAGGCGATATGCTCTTTAACAATTTGGAAAGCTGATAGTAGAAACCAAGTCTTCGGATTTGGTGAATACAAAAATTGAGTTCTCAAACACTTCAATCAAGTGTTTTGGAAATTCTTCAAGGCGAGTTCAGTAAAATGAACTATCGAAAACCAGCTGGTTGCAATACAGCACGGTGAGGAAACTCATCCGGGTTGTATGGTTAAGCGACTAAGCGTATACGGTGGATGCCTTGGCAGTCAGAGGCGATGAAGGACGTAGTAACTTGCGAAAAGCGTTGGTGAGGTAGTAACAACCGTTATAGCCAGC
This portion of the Shewanella amazonensis SB2B genome encodes:
- the dprA gene encoding DNA-processing protein DprA, whose amino-acid sequence is MLQHMDVDELRQRLETEKDSLPLSPSLRSGLVVDYRLVDAALQWQDASTAHHLICFDDPRYPPLLKTITDPPIFLFVRGQAEALLRPSVAMVGSRAASYSGLQTARMLASGLAGYGFAVVSGLAAGIDGASHQGALAASGVTHAVLGTGIDEIYPKKHAHLANDILLRGCIVSEFWPGTPVFAGNFPKRNRIVTGMALGTLVVEAARKSGSLISARLAMEQGREVFAVPGCVLDERHQGCHDLLRQGVKLVCDAADIVEELGSMLSCQLDMLPQSPHMQAESGQELPYPELLASVEYETTPIDRLVEHSGKPIDLVLEQILELELQGWVAAVPGGYVRVKRN
- a CDS encoding DUF494 family protein — encoded protein: MFDILMYLFENYVQNDLEVDMLVDEDQLKKELALAGFRQTEIIKALNWLEHLADLRDSEQPYLCHHEQHSFRVYTPEEMERLDVECRGFLMFLEQIKVLNVEAREMVIDRVMDLDESSLTLDDLKWVIMMVLFNAPGQEMAYNQMENMMFDEQPGRLHS
- a CDS encoding DNA topoisomerase family protein — its product is MSKIDHSLFSAHEHALEREFELCPECGSELSVRHSKHGSFVGCNNYPNCQYTRPLVQHESIETQVIEGSVCPECGHELAVKSGRFGIFIGCTQYPECHHIEKPDQAAPEEAVACPVCQTGVMDHRTNRYGKGFYACSCYPKCKFLVNYPPVAEACPDCGFGLLVQRKGAGGTRLECPNKPCKYKRPL
- a CDS encoding L-threonylcarbamoyladenylate synthase — its product is MLQVTPSQISGIIESGGVVAYPTEAVYGLGCDPDNDTAIQKLLAVKQRPWEKGLILIASSFDQLKPYIDLSRVTEAQLQAAFDKWPGPFTFVIPAKADVSPMLRGCFDTIAVRVSAHQDVRAMCYACQKPLVSTSANLAGEQPALTLAEVQTQLGDKIDAVVLGALGQSCQPSTIIDIQTGHIFRQG
- the hemF gene encoding oxygen-dependent coproporphyrinogen oxidase: MGLPNAEEVKAFLMQLQANICAGLERLDGQASFATDSWQRAEGGGGISRVLTDGAVFEQAGVNFSHVMGASMPASATAHRPELAGRSFEAMGVSLVIHPKNPYIPTTHANVRFFIARKEGADPVWWFGGGFDLTPYYPFESDVKEWHQSAKDLCAPFGNEVYPKYKEWCDKYFFLPHRGETRGVGGLFFDDLNHWEFDKCFDYMQAVGNGFLTAYAPIVERRKDTAYGERERDFQLYRRGRYVEFNLVYDRGTLFGLQTGGRTESILMSMPPLVRWQYAYSPEAGTPEAELYERFLKPQDWLAD
- a CDS encoding group II truncated hemoglobin, whose amino-acid sequence is MNWIKKIFRQQPQDDRDPSQSNAYEMIGGDETIRAIAKQFYARMQQGEDTQKLLAMHPGPIEQSEQKLYEFLSGWLGGPQLFQQKYGHPALRARHLPFAIDEQMRDQWLTCMQYALEQEVANEQHREVIYQAIATLADHMRNQ
- the aroE gene encoding shikimate dehydrogenase, which codes for MTDRFAVFGNPISHSKSPQIHAMFAKETGQTLTYEAILAPLDGFAEAVTAFMAAGGCGANVTVPFKEQAFTLCDELSDDARIAGAVNTLIKLPDGRLRGDNTDGMGLVADLIRHGVELNNKRVLLVGAGGAARGALLPLVRAGAKLTISNRTLSKAEALAALCPKVNVEVISGSHIRSPFDVIINSTSASLSGDLPVIAANAIDNQTVCYDMMYGAKPTVFNEWARSLGAKICIDGLGMLVGQAAESFYLWRRVRPNAAPVLQTLRQSLISGV
- a CDS encoding DUF1488 family protein → MNQSVIFADAISIDGKKQQLMLVAHQQGMRIECILPFERLAALSGEEVTVTNAAALLESVRFEVEEMAESLIEEDAFDEWGRIEL
- a CDS encoding gamma carbonic anhydrase family protein, giving the protein MSKALRSYKGMAPKLGANVYIDEACVLVGDIELGDDASVWPMVAARGDVNHIRIGKRSSIQDGTILHVTRKTPAKPEGHPLIIGDDVTVGHKAMLHGCTVGNRVLIGMGAIVLDGAHVCDDVILGAGSLVPPGKVLESGYLYVGSPAKQARPLTEAELKFLPQSAQNYVLLKEEYLQEQASA